The following are encoded together in the Zingiber officinale cultivar Zhangliang chromosome 8A, Zo_v1.1, whole genome shotgun sequence genome:
- the LOC122008816 gene encoding nifU-like protein 3, chloroplastic isoform X2 codes for MADGGNVALHEIDGLVVVLKLQGACGSCPSSTMTLKMGIETRLMDKIPEIQAVDQILDTETGLELNEESVEKVLAEIRPYLSGTGGGLLEFVQISDYIVKVRLSGPAAGVMTVRVALTQKLREKIPSIAAVQLID; via the exons ATGGCAGATGGAGGGAATGTGGCCTTGCATGAGATAGATGGCTTGGTTGTGGTGCTGAAGCTGCAAGGAGCATGTGGTTCTTGCCCAAGCTCTACAATGACCCTAAAAATGGGGATAGAAACCAGGCTGATGGATAAAATTCCTGAGATTCAAGCAGTGGACCAGATTCTAGACACTGAGACTGGGCTGGAGCTCAATGAGGAGAGTGTTGAGAAG GTTCTTGCAGAGATTAGACCTTACCTCTCTGGCACAGGTGGTGGCTTGCTAGAGTTTGTTCAAATCAGTGACTACATCGTCAAGGTTCGACTAAGCGGACCGGCAGCTGGGGTGATGACGGTGCGCGTAGCGCTAACTcagaaattaagagaaaaaatACCTTCCATTGCAGCTGTTCAGCTCATTGATTAG
- the LOC122008818 gene encoding rust resistance kinase Lr10-like, translating to MASGSGGLSVAVIIILVIFGGIIQLVIAILVIRCVQNMRKSSIDARMHPSCSETRSTDPSLSHESRIEMKPIEEFLFRIMKEKPIRFTPQNLVDFTQNFVEKLGSGGNGTVFKGQFPNGVQVAVKVLHGTSSKKAEEQFMAEVGTIGRTYHLNLVKLYGFCFDEMTKALVYEYMEKGSLDQYLFDQAQERIEFRKLYEIAVGTAKGIRYLHEECQQKIVHYDIKPANILLTTEFVPKIADFGLARLCERNKLKTHSAVTYGGRGTPGYAAPEMWSSSPVTHKVDVYSFGMLLFEMLGKRKNFDAEQAESKEWFPIWVWNKFEQGEIKSIIEESGVEEKDREKVERLCLVALRCIHHQPEERPKMNCVVQMLEGRDTDPVVNNPFKHIEPYSVDISMWSSMTSTTATFSTGTGVGSSSGQD from the exons ATGGCTTCGGGCTCAGGCGGCCTCTCTGTTGCTGTCATAATAA TATTAGTGATATTTGGTGGGATAATCCAACTCGTGATAGCAATTTTGGTCATACGATGCGTTCAAAACATGAGAAAGTCATCGATAGATGCAAGGATGCATCCATCTTGTTCGGAAACTAGATCTACGGATCCTTCCTTGAGCCATGAATCGAGGATTGAAATGAAGCCTATCGAAGAGTTCCTATTTAGGATCATGAAGGAGAAGCCCATTAGATTCACACCTCAAAATCTTGTAGATTTCACCCAAAATTTTGTGGAAAAATTGGGTTCTGGTGGTAATGGAACGGTATTCAAAGGCCAGTTTCCGAATGGAGTACAAGTCGCAGTGAAAGTCCTCCATGGCACCTCGAGCAAGAAAGCCGAGGAGCAATTCATGGCAGAAGTTGGCACCATAGGCAGAACCTATCACCTCAACTTAGTCAAGCTCTATGGTTTCTGCTTCGACGAAATGACAAAGGCACTCGTCTACGAGTACATGGAGAAGGGATCACTAGACCAGTATTTGTTCGATCAAGCACAGGAGAGGATTGAGTTTAGAAAGCTGTACGAAATTGCAGTTGGAACGGCAAAAGGAATCCGATATTTGCACGAGGAGTGCCAACAAAAGATCGTGCACTATGACATAAAGCCGGCAAACATACTTCTTACAACAGAATTTGTGCCCAAAATAGCCGACTTTGGATTGGCAAGGTTATGTGAGAGGAACAAGCTGAAGACTCATTCAGCGGTCACATACGGTGGTCGGGGAACTCCTGGCTATGCTGCGCCTGAGATGTGGTCATCTTCGCCAGTCACCCATAAGGTTGACGTCTACAGCTTCGGCATGCTTCTGTTTGAGATGTTGGGGAAAAGAAAGAATTTTGACGCTGAGCAAGCAGAGAGCAAGGAGTGGTTCCCCATTTGGGTGTGGAACAAGTTCGAACAAGGCGAGATAAAGAGCATAATTGAAGAAAGTGGAGTCGAAGAGAAGGACAGGGAGAAGGTCGAGAGATTGTGTCTAGTGGCATTGAGGTGTATTCATCATCAGCCTGAAGAAAGGCCAAAAATGAACTGTGTTGTGCAGATGTTGGAGGGAAGAGATACAGATCCAGTTGTTAACAATCCATTCAAGCATATTGAACCATATAGTGTCGATATCTCTATGTGGAGCTCAATGACGAGCACAACTGCAACATTCTCAACTGGCACTGGAGTAGGGAGTTCATCAGGACAAGATTGA
- the LOC122011464 gene encoding pectinesterase inhibitor 9-like, whose product MAHVSVLSILLMVACVSASAGATSVDVSPTDFVRSSCGATRYRDLCFRCLAPYAAAVRRDPRRLARAAMSVSADRARSASAFVSQAVARAKWNGPRDAGAVRDCLENMADSVDRLRQSAKELDRVGRSGDRAASDFAMHMGNVRAWCSAALTDENTCLDSLSDRCSSSVRAAVRPKVVEVAQVTSNALALVNRLWPN is encoded by the coding sequence ATGGCTCATGTCAGTGTCTTGTCGATCCTGCTCATGGTTGCCTGCGTATCCGCGTCGGCCGGAGCCACCTCCGTCGACGTCTCTCCCACCGACTTCGTTCGCTCCTCCTGCGGTGCGACGCGGTACCGCGACCTCTGCTTCCGGTGCCTTGCACCCTACGCGGCGGCGGTCCGGCGCGACCCACGCCGGCTGGCCCGCGCCGCGATGTCCGTCAGCGCCGACCGGGCACGATCGGCCTCCGCCTTCGTCTCCCAGGCGGTGGCGCGGGCCAAGTGGAACGGCCCCAGGGACGCCGGCGCCGTCCGCGACTGCCTCGAGAACATGGCCGACAGCGTCGACCGGCTCCGGCAGTCGGCGAAGGAGCTCGACCGGGTGGGCCGGAGTGGGGACCGGGCGGCGTCGGACTTCGCCATGCACATGGGCAACGTTCGTGCCTGGTGCAGCGCCGCCCTGACTGACGAGAACACGTGCCTGGACAGCCTGTCGGATCGCTGCTCCAGCTCCGTCCGGGCCGCTGTGCGGCCCAAGGTGGTGGAGGTCGCGCAGGTCACCAGCAACGCGCTGGCGCTCGTCAACCGCCTCTGGCCCAACTAA
- the LOC122008816 gene encoding nifU-like protein 3, chloroplastic isoform X1, producing MLYAHPQALGSIAKATTAFGGPCSSSSELSWTSRISPFKGSLWKRRVDAFRPFRWLSIHGRRIRGPVCVLPLTEENVELVLDEVRPSLMADGGNVALHEIDGLVVVLKLQGACGSCPSSTMTLKMGIETRLMDKIPEIQAVDQILDTETGLELNEESVEKVLAEIRPYLSGTGGGLLEFVQISDYIVKVRLSGPAAGVMTVRVALTQKLREKIPSIAAVQLID from the exons ATGCTCTACGCGCATCCTCAAGCCCTCGGCTCAATCGCCAAAGCTACAACAGCATTTGGTGGCCCCTGCTCCTCTTCCTCGGAGCTTTCATGGACTTCGAGGATTTCCCCATTCAAG GGTTCCTTGTGGAAACGACGTGTGGATGCGTTTCGCCCATTCCGATGGCTCTCGATTCATGGACGAAGAATAAGAG GGCCAGTGTGTGTTCTTCCATTAACCGAAGAGAATGTGGAGCTGGTGCTGGACGAGGTCAGGCCAAGTTTAATGGCAGATGGAGGGAATGTGGCCTTGCATGAGATAGATGGCTTGGTTGTGGTGCTGAAGCTGCAAGGAGCATGTGGTTCTTGCCCAAGCTCTACAATGACCCTAAAAATGGGGATAGAAACCAGGCTGATGGATAAAATTCCTGAGATTCAAGCAGTGGACCAGATTCTAGACACTGAGACTGGGCTGGAGCTCAATGAGGAGAGTGTTGAGAAG GTTCTTGCAGAGATTAGACCTTACCTCTCTGGCACAGGTGGTGGCTTGCTAGAGTTTGTTCAAATCAGTGACTACATCGTCAAGGTTCGACTAAGCGGACCGGCAGCTGGGGTGATGACGGTGCGCGTAGCGCTAACTcagaaattaagagaaaaaatACCTTCCATTGCAGCTGTTCAGCTCATTGATTAG
- the LOC122008819 gene encoding pollen-specific leucine-rich repeat extensin-like protein 3, whose amino-acid sequence MPPKNLESNGGSARRFINPNPAQSLPLAAGRAMASVRARDAPPPPVIRKAGRYTVFITPPPPRTPKPCEDSGSKSTSPEAEPVSSPEKVVLLPETTVRSPSPMALEVSSPIVSASPGKVVPLLEKASPLPPPVQVPPLQVDKQAAKSSGSVFGFFWDAITRVQDAHSTWMSV is encoded by the exons ATGCCGCCCAAAAACCTCGAGTCCAACGGCGGTAGTGCTCGCCGATTCATCAACCCTAATCCTGCCCAAAGCTTACCACTAGCCGCTGGCCGTGCAATGGCCTCCGTGCGCGCGCGCGATGCTCCGCCACCGCCGGTGATTAGGAAGGCCGGGAGGTACACCGTTTTCATCACCCCTCCCCCTCCCCGCACCCCGAAGCCTTGTGAGGATTCTGGTTCGAAAAGCACGAGCCCTGAGGCCGAGCCTGTTTCCAGCCCTGAAAAGGTGGTTCTTTTACCAGAAACGACTGTCCGTTCGCCGTCGCCGATGGCTCTGGAGGTTTCCTCACCCATAGTTAGCGCTAGCCCTGGAAAGGTGGTCCCTTTGCTTGAGAAGGCTTCTCCTTTGCCGCCTCCGGTGCAGGTCCCGCCGCTTCAAGTCGACAAGCAGGCCGCCAAGTCATCCGGATCCGTGTTCGGGTTCTTCTGGGACGCCATTACCAGAGTTCAAGATG CGCATTCAACTTGGATGAGTGTTTAG